The DNA region AGCGCTTCTTGGAGCTCGCTGCGGGCCCGCGGGTCGTTGGCTGCCGTGGCCTCAACAAGTCCCCTCTCGTAAACGTCACGCGCCTCATCGAGCAGTCCAGTTTTCACCAGCAGTCTGCCGAGCTGGTAGTAGGCCGCAACGTAGCCGGGATCGCGCGCAATCACTTCTTGAAGCTGTGGCACGGCTTCCTGATCAATGCCCTCCTTCTCGAGTTCGAGCGCCAGGGCATAGCGCGAGAAAGATTCGTCAGGGTCTTGCGCGACGAACTCTTCCAGCATTTCTCTTCGACTCTTCATCGCTATCAGTGGGTAGAAAGACGAAAAGCACTAAGGTGAAAGCGGTGGCATTCAAGGTCGTGCTTTTGGGGTCTCCACGACGCTCATTCAACCGCCAAAGGTGGTCGCCGCCGCGACACCAAACGCTAACGCAAGAAGGCAAGCGTAAGGAGTATGTACCGACCAGTTGAGAAACCACGC from Acidobacteriota bacterium includes:
- a CDS encoding tetratricopeptide repeat protein; translated protein: MKSRREMLEEFVAQDPDESFSRYALALELEKEGIDQEAVPQLQEVIARDPGYVAAYYQLGRLLVKTGLLDEARDVYERGLVEATAANDPRARSELQEALEMLE